A part of Gavia stellata isolate bGavSte3 unplaced genomic scaffold, bGavSte3.hap2 HAP2_SCAFFOLD_34, whole genome shotgun sequence genomic DNA contains:
- the LOC132320867 gene encoding LOW QUALITY PROTEIN: E3 ubiquitin-protein ligase RBBP6-like (The sequence of the model RefSeq protein was modified relative to this genomic sequence to represent the inferred CDS: deleted 1 base in 1 codon), whose product MSCVHYKFSSQLNYDMVTFDGLHISLCDLKRQIMGREKLKASNCDLQITNAQTKEEYTDDNALICKNSLVIVRRIPAGGVKATSKTCVLAPKSHKILGTALRGRTEPVSGTLKADKAFESVPRIKKSTGIPRSFMTEVKDPNTKGAMLTSTGKYAIPTINEEAYARGKKEKPPFLPEEPSSSTSSDDPIPDELLCLICKDIMTDAAVIPCCGNSFCDECIRTALLESEEHACPTCHQTDVSPDALIANQFLRKAVNNFKNGTGYTKRLRQQIQQPQQQQPPQPPPPLMRQAVTHNLQPLLRPTTSRQQDPPMIPLGSLASCSAAALSLLAPGQSSVAAGLPINQSTVVVSGLPPAVSLSPRAEKPDGPFGDADSVLPPAALVTTSELCKSSSLSISSLLEEEGYQVPVLRQPALPSLLGPQGQSIPTSGVPMRASTTRSAGGGPGWELNSNRGHLHSERTQRTEAPALPASTPVFVPVPPPPLFPPPPHALPLPLGVPPPQFPAQFPPGQLPSAGYTVHPPGYLPAPANVSSAWVPRAVPTTQAAPLSREEFYREQQRLKEEEKKKSKLDEFTNGFAKDLMEYKKNQKERRCLFSGSTSPCRASSYSRSSYTCSKSRSGSSRSHSYSRSFSRSHSRSYSRSPPYPRRGKGKSRNHRSRSRSPPYRRYHSQSRSPVFRGRSPTKRTIPQGRKEVFYQIKEVPSYDMKAYYGRSVDFRDPFEKERYREWERNYSKWHEKFYKGYTVGTQPPALKRTSLSRENYSPHRFGPSGQENSPYAWGHREDYPDGQSHRNRNIARNDPEKLSGRESHGIKKPTKSKEKKVEYPLGDGKGNKHKEHRKRRKGDEKERFPNAELLEGARKPKESVTAEDVKTDSLFMHPSRGDATPVRDEPMEADSVAFKALPGKKKKEKAKPKAEIDKSKRKALVDYTSTTSPGGSPVRKTEEQPDTKQTVIKTMEEYHHDTTAPAEDVIIMIQVPRSKWDKDDSESEEEDIKSTRVPANENVSAKPPNTVKYNENKTEPLEETQKTTKEASYESSQRDAKSSRSSMSNEKGKTKDQDHSLSGKDTSEKRKCSVQQEEDHSGHATEEGNGKNISQSSKFRRSSEKHDTGCVSTATDITLNRDKKSDHDGNRDHSSSKRRDEKSELARRKDSPSRNTEPTSIQRSKLRDERAEPSKKGAEDVKRSSYVPPHEQKQSDHKAAHDSKCILEEHKPLDKNSGKEKEKHVPEVKGNKEKEPDGNKPPLRDESPGVRNEKENVTGQNDRSVVKPKPQVSGSSWLSSDLIRETDEAAIVPDYSESDSENNVSAKDEEAAGKNPKELKEKAVDRAEEDTAAPAAVEQPEASQSQSSPSVSRSYSQSPFESQARRHSSSASSGERQDSKKKKKKKEKKKHKEHKKHKKHKKHIGNETELEKSQKHQHKKKKSKKSKDKDGQRVKSVTT is encoded by the exons gacAAAGCTTTTGAGTCTGTTCCCAGAATTAAAAAGAGCACAGGAATTCCAAGGAGTTTCATGACGGAGGTGAAAGATCCCAATACAAAGGGTGCTATGCTGACAAGCACTGGAAAATATGCAATCCCAACTATTAATGA GGAAGCTTAtgctagaggaaagaaggaaaagcctccctTTTTACCAGAGGAGCCGTCCTCCTCCACCTCGTCCGATGATCCTATTCCAGATGAGTTGTTATGTCTCATCTGTAAAGATATAATGACTGATGCTGCTGTCATTCCCTGCtgtggaaacagtttttgtgaTGAAT GTATTAGAACAGCATTACTGGAATCTGAGGAACATGCATGCCCAACGTGTCATCagacagatgtttctcctgatgCTTTGATCGCCAACCAGTTCCTACGCAAG gctgtgaacaacttcaaaaatggaactggctaCACAAAAAGGCTCCGTCAGCAGattcagcagccacagcagcagcagccgccacaaccaccaccaccactcaTGAGACAAGCAGTAACGCACAACCTGCAGCCTCTACTCCGGCCAACAACTTCCAGACAGCAGGATCCACCAATGATTCCATTAGGTTCTCTGgcttcttgttctgctgctgctttgtcatTGTTGGCCCCTGGTCAGTCATCTGTGGCAGCTGGGCTGCCAATAAATCAATCTACTGTCGTTGTCTCTGGTCTCCCTCCAGCAGTGTCCCTATCTCCCCGTGCTGAAAAGCCGGATGGACCTTTTGG tGATGCCGATAGCGTTCtacctcctgctgctctggtgacTACCTCTGAACTTTGTAAATCTTCCTCTCTGTCAATCagcagtttgttggaagagGAG GGCTATCAGGTTCCTGTACTAAGGCAACCAGCATTACCAAGTCTTCTGGGCCCCCAAGGACAATCAATACCCACAAGTG GTGTTCCAATGAGAGCCAGTACAACTCGTTCAGCAGGTGGCGGACCAGGCTGGGAACT GAATTCAAATCGAGGACACCTGCACAGTGAACGTACCCAAAGGACTGAGGCCCCAGCGCTACCAGCATCAACACCAGTCTTTGTGCCTGTGCCTCCACCTCCCTTgtttcctccaccaccccatgCACTTCCTCTTCCACTGGGGGTACCACCACCACAGTTTCCTGCTCAGTTTCCACCTGGTCAGCTTCCATCTGCTGGCTACACTGTCCACCCTCCAGGATatctcccagctcctgcaaaCGTGTCATCAGCTTGGGTGCCAAGGGCAGTACCAACAACACAGGCAGCTCCTTTATCTAGGGAGGAGTTTTACAGAGAACAACAGAGACTTAAAGAGGA ggaaaagaaaaagtccaaACTTGATGAGTTTACAAATGGTTTTGCTAAGGACCTgatggaatat aaaaaaaatcaaaaggagcgtaggtgtttgttttctgg gtccaCGTCTCCCTGTCGTGCTTCGTCTTATTCTCGAAGTTCATATACCTGCTCCAAGTCAAGATCAGGTTCTTCCCGCTCTCACTCCTACTCTCGATCATTTAGTCGTTCCCATTCTCGTTCCTACTCGCGATCACCCCCATATCCAAGAAGAGGCAAAGGGAAGAGTCGTAACCATCGTTCGAGGTCAAGGTCACCCCCATACAGAAGATACCATTCTCAGTCAAGGTCTCCAGTATTTAGAGGCAGGTCTCCCACTAAACGGACTATACCTCAAGGTAGGAAGGAAGTATTTTACCAGATAAAAGAAGTTCCATCATATGATATGAAAGCTTACTATGGCAGATCTGTTGACTTTAGAGATCcgtttgaaaaggaaagatacAGAGAATGGGAAAGGAACTATAGCAAATGGCATGAAAAGTTTTACAAGGGCTATACTGTTGGCACTCAACCTCCAGCTCTAAAGAGAACTTCTCTCTCTAGAGAGAACTATTCTCCACATCGGTTTGGTCCATCTGGGCAAGAGAATTCGCCATATGCTTGGGGACATAGAGAGGATTACCCTGATGGGCAGAGCCATCGAAATCGTAATATAGCTAGAAATGACCCTGAAAAACTTTCTGGAAGAGAGAGCCATGGCATCAAAAAGCCTACAAAATCAAAAGAGAAGAAGGTGGAATATCCACTGGGAGATggcaaaggaaataaacataAAGAACAccggaagagaagaaaaggggatgagaaagaaagatttccCAATGCTGAGCTGTTAGAAGGtgcaagaaaaccaaaagagtCAGTTACAGCAGAAGACGTTAAAACGGACTCTCTGTTCATGCACCCAAGTAGAGGTGATGCCACCCCTGTGAGAGATGAGCCTATGGAAGCAGATTCCGTTGCTTTCAAAGCGCTgcctggaaagaagaaaaaagagaaggctaAGCCAAAAGCAGAAATTGACAAGTCAAAGCGGAAAGCTCTTGTAGATTACACCAG CACTACTTCTCCTGGAGGAAGCCCTGTTAGAAAGACTGAAGAACAGCCAGATACAAAACAAACTGTCATTAAGACCATGGAGGAGTATCATCATGATACAACGGCCCCTGCTGAAGATGTCATTATTATGATCCAGGTCCCTCGGTCCAAGTGGGATAAAGATGACTCTGAGTCTGAAGAGGAAGACATTAAATCTACCCGGGTGCCCGCAAACGAAAATGTGAGTGCTAAACCACCAAACACtgtaaaatataatgaaaacaaGACTGAGCCTTtggaggaaacacagaaaactaCAAAAGAGGCAAGTTATGAAAGCTCCCAGCGTGATGCAAAAAGTTCAAGAAGTTCGATgtcaaatgaaaaaggaaaaaccaaagACCAGGATCATTCTTTGTCAGGCAAAGACACTTCTGAGAAGAGAAAGTGCAGTGTTCAGCAAGAAGAAGACCACTCGGGACATGCAACtgaagaaggaaatggaaaaaatatttctcagtctTCCAAATTCCGCAGGTCTTCAGAGAAGCATGATACTGGCTGTGTATCCACTGCTACAGACATCACTCTTAACCGAGACAAAAAATCTGACCATGATGGCAACAGAGATCATTCTAGTTCCAAACGTAGAGACGAAAAGAGTGAATTAGCAAGGAGGAAAGACTCCCCTTCTCGAAACACAGAACCTACATCAATACAGAGAAGTAAGCTGAGAGATGAACGAGCAGAGCCGTCCAAAAAGGGTGCTGAAGATGTCAAAAGGAGCAGCTACGTTCCTCCGCATGAGCAGAAGCAGTCTGATCACAAAGCTGCTCACGATTCCAAGTGTATATTGGAGGAACACAAGCCTCTAGATAAAAATTCcgggaaagagaaagagaagcatgTACCAGAAGTAAAGGGCAATAAAGAGAAAGAGCCAGATGGTAATAAACCGCCTTTGAGAGACGAATCGCCAGGtgtaagaaatgagaaagagaacGTCACTGGGCAAAATGATAGAAGTGTTGTCAAGCCTAAGCCTCAGGTAAGCGGCTCCTCATGGCTCTCTTCTGATCTAATTCGAGAGACTGATGAGGCTGCGATTGTACCAGACTACAGTGAAAGTGACAGTGAGAATAATGTATCTGCAAAAGATGAggaagctgcaggaaaaaatcctaaagaactgaaagaaaaggctgtTGATAGGGCGGAAGAGGATACAGCAGCACCTGCTGCAGTCGAGCAGCCTGAAGCAAGCCAAAGTCAAAGCAGTCCCAGCGTTAGCCGCAGCTATAGTCAAAGCCCTTTTGAGAGTCAGGCTCGACGccacagcagcagtgccagctcagGAGAGAGAcaagacagcaagaaaaagaaaaagaaaaaagagaaaaagaagcacaAGGAGCATAAGAAACACAAGAAGCATAAGAAACACATTGGAAATGAAACGGAATTGGAGAAGAGCCAAAAGCAccaacacaagaagaaaaaatcaaagaagagcaAAGATAAAGATGGCCAAAGAGTGAAATCTGTCACTACGTAG